The Desulfonatronovibrio hydrogenovorans DSM 9292 genome includes a window with the following:
- the guaB gene encoding IMP dehydrogenase, whose translation MDKIWGQGLTFDDVLLMPDYSEVLPDQVDLMTMLTPEIPLNIPLLSAAMDTVTEARMAISMARAGGVGVIHKNMSIDRQRLEVEKVKKSESGMIVDPITVNPDDSVDHVLTLMSEYRISGLPVVDKGELVGIVTNRDVRFVHDLTTRVKEVMTSANLVTVPVGTTLTEAKHILQKNKIEKLLVVEEGNRLKGLITIKDIEKIKKYPNACKDEMGRLRVGAAVGVGSDKEARVEALLKVGADFIVLDSAHGHSRNIIKSVREIRTSFPKCQLIAGNVATYEGARALVDAGADTVKVGIGPGSICTTRIVAGVGVPQITAIMESSRACREKDRCVVADGGVKFSGDVVKAIVAGADSVMMGSMLAGTEESPGETILYQGRTYKIYRGMGSIDAMKEGSCDRYFQDKSNKLVPEGIVGRVPFKGQVGETIYQLVGGLRSGMGYVGCADIKELKTKARFLRMTAAGYKESHVHDVIITKEAPNYRIENY comes from the coding sequence ATGGATAAGATTTGGGGTCAGGGTCTGACCTTTGACGATGTATTGCTGATGCCGGATTATTCAGAGGTCCTGCCCGACCAGGTTGATCTCATGACCATGCTCACCCCGGAAATTCCTTTGAACATTCCTCTTTTGAGTGCAGCCATGGACACCGTGACCGAGGCCAGAATGGCCATATCCATGGCCAGAGCCGGCGGTGTGGGGGTCATCCATAAAAATATGAGTATTGACCGCCAGAGACTTGAGGTGGAAAAAGTTAAAAAATCCGAGAGCGGGATGATTGTTGATCCCATCACGGTCAACCCGGATGACAGCGTGGATCACGTCCTGACCCTGATGTCAGAGTACAGGATATCCGGGCTGCCAGTGGTAGATAAGGGTGAGCTTGTAGGTATTGTCACCAACCGAGATGTCAGGTTTGTCCACGACCTGACCACCAGGGTCAAGGAAGTCATGACCAGCGCAAACCTGGTCACGGTTCCTGTGGGCACAACCCTTACCGAGGCCAAGCATATTCTGCAGAAGAACAAAATCGAGAAACTTCTGGTAGTTGAAGAGGGCAACCGTCTCAAAGGGCTCATCACCATCAAGGATATTGAAAAAATTAAAAAATACCCCAATGCCTGCAAGGATGAAATGGGCAGACTCAGGGTCGGGGCTGCTGTAGGGGTCGGCAGCGATAAAGAGGCCAGAGTCGAGGCCCTGTTAAAGGTCGGGGCGGATTTCATCGTTCTGGACTCGGCCCATGGTCATTCCAGAAATATCATCAAATCGGTCAGGGAGATCAGGACTTCTTTTCCCAAATGCCAGCTTATTGCCGGAAATGTGGCCACTTATGAAGGGGCCAGGGCCCTGGTCGATGCCGGGGCAGACACGGTCAAAGTGGGAATAGGGCCGGGATCCATCTGCACCACCAGGATCGTGGCCGGGGTCGGTGTGCCCCAGATCACTGCCATCATGGAGTCTTCCCGGGCCTGCCGGGAAAAGGACCGATGCGTAGTGGCCGACGGGGGGGTCAAGTTTTCAGGTGATGTTGTCAAGGCCATTGTTGCCGGGGCTGATTCGGTAATGATGGGCAGCATGCTGGCTGGAACCGAGGAGAGCCCGGGTGAAACCATCCTTTACCAGGGCCGGACCTACAAGATTTACAGAGGTATGGGCTCCATCGACGCCATGAAGGAGGGCAGCTGCGACCGCTATTTCCAGGACAAGAGCAACAAGCTGGTTCCTGAAGGCATTGTTGGCCGGGTCCCGTTCAAGGGGCAGGTGGGTGAAACCATATACCAGCTGGTGGGTGGACTGAGATCGGGTATGGGCTACGTTGGCTGTGCTGACATCAAAGAGCTCAAGACCAAGGCCAGGTTTTTGAGGATGACTGCAGCTGGATACAAGGAAAGTCACGTCCATGACGTGATCATAACCAAGGAAGCCCCTAATTACCGTATTGAAAACTATTAA